GACCAGCAAGGAACAGATCCTTGCCCGATTTGAGGACTCAAATGCCCatactttcctttttttttattatattttatgtgaatTTTATAAGTCATATTTGTTAAGTTAGTAAGACGTAAGATGTATATGATAGATTTTTGGCTAATTTAATAGTGTAGATATGTATTGTTATTAAAAATGTACATATATCTTAGATAACAAATTTTTATCATaaagattttttataaaattaatttaacgTGATACGTAATTTAGTTTTAAACATATTGGTTGCTCTTctttatcaaatttgattttgtaagcatttaaaactatatttgtaAGATGGCACGGTATATGATATAAACTTAGTTCATTTTGAtaattaaattctaaatattataGATCCATTATTGAGTATAAAAATAGTGCATAATGTTACTACATAAGAATTTTAACGTTGGgtgataaaataatttctttaaatatatttgtattggactgtatttaaattgttatttttgtataaaGTATCATGAAATTgatcttattaataaatatgttatGCTGTTAGTTATGGTTTTGAGACTTGATTCCCATGGACTAATAACACTGAATAGTCTACCACCGGAAGGCATAATGCAAGCTTAGGAGAAAAGTACATGTTCAATTGTTCAAAAATCCTGTCACTGCTCTTGATTTAGTACGAGTCTCAGATGCCTTTAACGTAAGCAGAGTACTTATAAGTCaacaatattaaaaaggaaCACTTTAATATGAGAAAATAACAAGAATCATTATTCTGCTCTTCAATTCCAGCATATTCTCTACTATTTTGTCTTACACCTTCAAAAACACCCTCTTCCCCATCTCCCAGTTGAATATCACCTGATTGAGCAGTGTGATAAACACGACCAAAACGCTTAGTCTTAGCCATCCTTGTTGTTCAAGCTTCGTAGTCACCAAGAGAAAGAACGATGATTGGGGTCTCAGTAATTACGGCTCAGTATTTACAAGTTTAGCAAAAAGGTAAATAGGGCTCGTGAAGTTTTTTTGTCATGTATTAAGTTAAACGTTGTAGTTTAAGTTAACGGAGGTTAATGATAATTAACTGTTGACTTTGGAGTAGTTTAAAACGACCTAGTCAACATAAATGTGAGATTAAATTGCCCAAAGTTAAGAAGTTGATGATTTAAATTGCTCAAATTCaagtttgagttttttttggttttttttttcgaaagtTGGAGGTTATTTTAGTGGTTTTCTCTATTGTAATTAACTGAACTTTCCTAATGTGTAGGTTAGTGGGCCTAAACGATTTGTtacatttataactaattgtataTTATTTAGGATATGCTATgattagaaattaaatattgaGTCTAAATAAATTCTAGTGAATAGATTCAATGACTTTTCATAActagattttttcagaatgtttctattttaatagtatagataccaGTTTAGACTGTTTATTGGTTCAATAATCTTATCTTGACCTTTGACCTTTCCAAAGATTAGAGCTTACTATATAAAGAGTTTcaacattttctctcttttgatgatattttactctcaaaaagaaatcaaaggtaGGATTGCCAGATTAGAACTCAAAGATACCTAATCAAAATCCAAACACAATTTCAAACTATCAATCATAATTCGAATTAGAGCTATAAATTGGGTGAATCCATGTCCATTAGCCCATAACCATTTGTCCATTTATCATTTGTGAACAAATAATGTCATGTTCATTAGGAACCATGTCTACTAAAGACCATACCCACTAATACCCATATTTTCATGGCCTGCCATAAtgatcatataaaaaaaaaatttaaatggcAGCCCATAATGAtcatataaaaaattttaaatttaaatttatacaaattcataaaattaaaatttatcgataaattcataaaattaaaacttatcGATAAATTCATAAGTACAATAATCtcagttttgacgggaaaacccgattttgcAATTTTGaggggaaaacccgattttgcAATTTTGACGGGAAACCCCGATTTtgcagttttgacgggaaaatccgatttttgcagttttggtggaaaaaccCGATTTTGcaattttggcggaaaaccCGATTTCGCGTTTTGGCGAGAATACctgattttgcggttttggcggaaacccccgattttgcggttttggcggaaaaccccgattttgcggttttggtggaaaacacCGATTTTGcaattttggcggaaaaccctaattttacGGTTTTGCCGGGACAACCCGATTTTGcgtttttggcggaaaatttgattttgcggttttgggaGGGAAACTCGATTTTCCAATTTTTGCGGGAAAATCAGATTttgcgattttggcgggaaaacttgattttatgGCTTTGGCGAAAACCTcagttttccagttttggcgggaaaaaaactcgattttatagttttggcgggaaaactcgactTTCCAGTTTCAacggaaaaactcgattttccggttCAGACGggaaactcgattttacggttttgacgaaAAAACTCGATTTGCGATTCTGACGGGAAAACTTGATTTTCCGATTATGACCGGAAAACTTGATATTAAAGTTTTAGCGAAAAATTGATTTTAcgattttagcaaaaaaaattaaattttagaaaccaTAAATTTTGTGACCATTGGACAGTCCACATCCATAAAGCTCAAAACCCATAAAACCCACTTTCTTAACGGTCTTCTGAATTTTGaccagaaaaaaacaatatagaAATGGGTTTGTCCATATTAAACCCATTTGTATATGGACACGAGCGACCATTGGACGACCCGCCCATTTGACACCTCTAATTCGAATATCTACATCAGTGCAATTTAACACATACTAGGTTAAAGTCCGCGTTATACAAATCTTTTTACTTAagactattatttattttgcatttttaacatattacaaaataataaatatttatttaatcattGAAAAGCAGGTAACTATTACATATAACTAAATTGGGACACATAAATCAGAATAatcactttttatttataatttttttgtgataaataaattaaaacaattatattgatatatgtatatttcCTTGGTATATagctaaatttaaattatattaacatacatatatactatagtttttaatattttatcaatttaataagACTTcatactcatatgattttatgttCTCTTTTatgaccaaaattttaaattgctgaaaataaaatttcaatgtggatttgtaataattttagtaatttataatcttaTGTAAAATTTCAATGGAAATtgcaatattaaaatattaagttttcaatatttattcAATGCAAATTTAAGaactaaaatatttacttttatatggtatataatttaatttaaacactattacaatatatatagttttaatataaatatcaattaAATGAGAACTTCTATTCAGATATAGTTTTATtatcatttgtatcttgttataaaagaaatttaaataattaatcacaATGTTTTAAATGTAAGACTCTTAACAATTACGTGTTCATGAGTGATGTAAGAGATATGAAATCCTGAATCTATCAATCATCTTTTTCAGTGTCATTTTTTTGCACAGTTGTAGATTTCTGCCCACTGTGCAACTGACATGATAATAGTGAAATGCTATAGGTAGTCTttgaaaaaatgttataaatacgTCATTGTTTACCTCCCGCTGGTATTTAAACAGTTCATTTAGCACCTAGATACATGGGAGACCTAGACAGCATACAATAAGCTTGACTTCAACATTCACACCATCCCCTCGAAGGACTCTATGTCAAAAGCCATCGCAAACGAAATAGAATGGTAAGATGTACAGAAATCAGAAGGCAAATCCCACCATCTTGCAAATCATTCACATGCAATCCCGACGGGCGGTGGAAGATTGATTCTCCTTTTGCAGGTCTAGGATGGACGATAGCCCTGTTCTTTTTGTAGACACGGCGGCAGCGTTCTGCGTcttaaaaaatacacttgatCGTGAATGAATCATTTCTTTCATCGTTTATAGATTAAGACGCTAATAGCATGGCCACTTAAAATTCGGGGATTTGTGATGCTGTAAAATCCAGCGTCAGAAAAGATGGAGGATGCAGTGGTTATTTACAAAATGCAGTAACATCAATTAAATGAATATGCCGTAAAAAAATGTTTCCTTTGTATTTTCTTTAACTCCGGACGCTGCCAGCGTCTACAGTAATAACATGTTAATATCCTGTGATGAAGAAACCATCTCGACTATAGAACGTTATGTGTTTTCCTCTCTTGTAGCGGAAGGGTTGGTGTTGAGAGAATTTTTGCTTAAATACAGAAAGATGAGGATCAGAGAGTTGTCCTGTGAAGCTGATTCCAAGATTCTGATTAATAGCATCAACTAGGGTAATTTAGTACCTGAGTTGTATGGATTCGTGACTGATATTTTATACTTATTGCGTTGAGTTTCGATTCATTTGTTTTGTTAAGATCTCAAAAGAGAAGAACAGAGTTGCAAATTTATTAACAAGAAAATTTCTGGAAGTTTTTAGTGGAATTCATTAATGTTTCTACACTTGGAAATCTAGAGTTCAAACCTCAGAAAATGCAAATTTTATGGATTATGGAGAAAaaattacaagagatcttcagaATAGTGCATGATATACCATCCAACATGGATTTCATAGAGCAGTTCGGAATGTCCCAGTTAGACATGTATTCtcataagaaaatataattagggagaattggaaaaatgggacactttgaacttttgtttgtcACAATAAGACTTTTCATACTTTTGACAATTTTGGACATATTTTACCCTTGTTTTATGGGAAAAATAGTAAatagagttttaaaaatataaaaaaatattaaaactgtagaaaacataagtatgacaatatataagtttaaattttttttaaaaaaaattcgaatcatattttattttatcttctgGCTACAGTTAGAATTCTCATTCTGGCAGTCTACTTAGTTTATAGTACGGATTCTAAATTTAAGACACTGATATACCCAGGCTATATATCGTAGTATAACATTTCTTCTATACCGTGGCAAAGATAGAATCAGCTACGctataatcaagaaagatgtctTTGGTGTACCTTCAGCTAGAAAACGAGATATAACCACAACTCAATCACAGAGCTCGGTTACATTACGTGTCATAATCTGTTATACCTTTTACCTTATATGACGCCTAAAGGTAGAATACAGTTCGCACCTATTATACGGTGTTCTGGGTAGGTAGTATACGTATTCtaggcaaatcgtgaaaatatggaaacttccattttcggTTACAGAAgtttcctaaatctaaactaaatctaccctaaatctttcaaaaaatattttctcctAAAATCacgttcttcttctcctcccacGATCTTTCTTTCTCATAGTttgctttctctcttcttcatccACAAAATCATCTCTTCTCTCCATCAATACATCATACATCATGGTTCTAATCTATGTTAAATCCGGAGAATGGGTGTCTGATTTCAGTGAAGAGTGGAGTTTCGTGGTAGAGAAAGCAAGGGGTGGTCGAATGGTAACATTAGAAACTACTACTCCATTGGTGGTGGTCAAGAGGATCGTGTGTGAGGATTATGGGGTGGACCATAATGTTGTTAATGCCGAGTTCAATTACTCGATAGTGAATCAAAGAGGGAATCCTCCAATTTTTATCACCAATGATCGCCAATCATCTAATTTTGTGGCTTATGCGAAGAGGGATTCATCTACTACCTTGTGCGTCACGTTCTCTGCTTCTGGCGTAAACAAAAACGAACGGATCAATATTGATTTGAATAAGGAGCCGTGTGATTCAAGTAATATTGAGGATGAAGAAGTTCCGGAGATAAATGGAGCCGCGTTTGTGAAGCCGTCAAAGGAGTCTTGTGGTAGAAAAAAGGATCATGTCGCCGCTGATGGTTGCCGTGATGCTGGTTTAAGGAGTCAAAAAATTGGAGATTCTCAAAATAATGGAGATAGTGAAAAGTCTGGTCGAGAGTGGAGAGGAGATTTCGTGAAGAAGAATCAACTTTTCAAGAGTAAAGAGGTTCTGAAGGCAACAATGGAAATTTTGGCGATGAAGAATAATTTCGATTACACTGTTATCAAATCCACGAGAAAATGGTGGTATTGCCGATGTAAGGATGCATTATGCAATTGGAGTGTGCGTGCAGAAGGTCTGGACGGGTCTGCATATTTCATGATCAACCGGTGTGAGGAACGACATTCATGTGCACCTTCAAAGAAAAGCAATTTCGGAAAAACAGCATCGGCAAGAACAATTGGGACACTAATACAACATCGATACGGTGATGCCAACGATGGTCCAAAACCAAATGACATCATTGACTTTATGAGATTGGACCATAGTTGTGAGACTACTTATGGGCACGCTTGGGAAGCTCGGGAGTTTGCTATTGCAGCTGCTAGAGGTATACCAGATCGCAGTTATGCTAAAATACCATCGTATTTGCATATGCTTAAAGAAGCTAATCCTGGTACGCATACTGACTATGAAATTAATGACAAGGGGAGATTCATGTATCTATTTATGGCATTTGGGCAATCAGTTAGAGGATACTACAATGCAATGCGAAGGGTGATTGTTGTTGATGGAacttttctgaaaaataaatacagaGGAGTTCTACTTGTTGCTACTGCTGTAGATGGTAACTCTAACTTGTATCCGATTGCATTTGGAGTTGTTGATTCAGAGAATGACGATTCATGGGGTTGGTTCTTCAGACAGTTGAAAGTGGTTATTGCTGACTGTCAAGACTTGGCTTTTGTCTCAGATAGAAATTCATCTATTGCTAAAGCGATTGGGACTGTCTACCCGCGATCAGCACATGGAATATGCATTCATCACTTGTTGACCAATGTGGTTGCATTTTTCAAGACAAAAGGGTTTACTGCCTTGGTTGAAAAGGCTTCACGGGCATATAGGTTCACTGAATTTGAGGAACATATGACCCAAATTTTTGATATGAGTCCTGAGCTTGGAAGATATCTACAGGAGGCTGATGTGCGCAAATGGGCTCGTTCTCTGTTCCCTGGATCCAGGTACGACATTAGAACCACAAACCCTGCAGAGTCAATAAATTCAGTCTTGAGAGTACCTAGAGAATATCCGGTTATTCCTTTGCTAGATAGTATAAGAGAACTGTTGACTCGATGGTTCTATGAGCGTCGTCTGGTAAGCTCTAAGCATCTTGATCCTTTAACCGCTGAGGTGGAGAAAAAGATAGATAGGAGAATTGTGAAGGCaaaagggtttaaggtttacaAGACTGACAACGTCAAATCGGTGGTGAAAGGAGACATATATGATTGTCATGTTGATTTGGAAAGAAGAACATGCACATGTGGGAAGTACGATATAGGAAAAATTCCTTGCCGACACGCCATTCCAGCAATTTATTCACGAGGTATGGAAGTATAAACACATTAACTTGGGACCTATTTATCTGTATATAGATTCCAATAATTCACATTTTTGTTCACACAGGTTTGGAAGTACACAGATTTACCGACGCCTTCTACAGCACTACAGCGTGGAGAACCGCATATGAGGAAAGCATTAACCCAATAGCAGTTCCACAATCTGAATGGAAGGTCCCAGCTGAGGTTAAACTTGCCAAGATTTTACCACCAGAAACAAGAAAGAGTGCTGGTCGACCAGTAAAGAGAAGGCATGAATCAGTAGAAGACAAGATAAAATCTTCTCAAGGATCAAGAAAGAATAAAAAGCACAAGTGCAGCCGTTGTGGTAACAAAGGACACAAGAGAGGGACATGCGATTTACCCATTGGAATGGAAGTATAAACACATTGACTTGTTATGtttctgtgtttttttcttattaatattctGTGGAACAACATATTTTGCAATTTGGTGTTTGCTAAACTCTTGAGACAAATCGATCTATGTTAGTGACAATTTGGTTCTAGTAGATGATAATCAACAaacaacacaagaacaaaaacaTAGTCTTAAACTTCAAGATCATGCAAAGATAAGGTACATGAACACCACCACCAAACAACACAAGAACAAAGCTTTTATGATCCTTAATTCCCTAATGCATTTTGTGGTCTTCTCTTCACATTGTGCAATTGCATTTTCCATCTCTTCAATTTTACTGTTATTGCATTTCATCATGCTCTCAGCAGCTCCCATTGATTTCTGAAACTCGGAGTTGTCAACGAGCAGCACGTCAAAGAGGTCCTGGAAGTCTTCAATTTCCTCAACAACTGACTTATCAGTCCATTTGAACAAGTGGGTTTTGTCCTTCATCATTAACAGCCAATAACCAGTTAGATTCAAACGAAGACATAATATAGTGGATCTCCATGAGTGCTAATTACATAATCGACTAACCTGCTTGGATCCCAACGGACAAGAATGGAATAATCTTCCCGGATTTTCAACTGTTCTTGAAGTGAAACACGACACTGCCTTACCGCAATTGCATCTTCTGGGAATTCCACGTTGTTTGGCGACTCGATCTCTTGAAACGGATGAAGAATTGACAGAAGACATGATTGAGTCGATCTCCCAAATTTCGCCGTCAAATTTCTTTCTGTCGAGGAAGAATGAGGAAGAAAAGGGACtcggtcaaaaaaaaaaaaacaaaactacgTCGTTTTATCTCCTATAACTTGTATTGTACAAAGGCAGATCAGGAAAAAAGaccaaattataatatatattttttaaaataatatatattaaattaataatatatttaaaatgaatgaatcttaattaataacataaattaaattaaattttaaatgtgaaatattattatttataaaataaatgtatatttttttaaataatctatttaaaaaaaaactttacatttttattttatttaccattaaaatatctatttttaaaataatctttcgtatttaaaatataatataatttatataattaattatattttaaatgtgaaataccatttttagaaaaaaaaattattattttacagTTTGTTTAGGGTCTTACTAGTACCCGTGTACGAAGCTTCTTTAGGGCTTCTTAGGGTTTGTTTAGGGGTTTATATAGGGTATGTTTAGggcttgtttagggtttaggttggGCTTGTTTAAAAAATCCTATAAAAACCAAagataattcatagaaaactaaccAAGAGTACTTACATCATTCAATAACAACATAAGTTAGAGTTTTTCCACATAATTTCTAGAAAAAGCAAATCACTAATTAGACACAAATCAATCTTCTAGGTCATATGCTTCAGACCTCTCCCATGGTGAAGGCACATATCGTGTCATAGCCTCAGCGTAGATGGGTTCATGTGCACCCTCCCATAAGTCCACACCAAGCTTCTGTCTGCAACCCATGATGATTTCATCATCCACCAAACCGATGTCGAGACCAAGCAGAAGGCATTCCAAGTGCTTCAGCGCGTATACACCACAATCACAACAACTCTTGTTCAACCTCTTCTTCATAGGCACATCCACAATAGTATATGCAGAGAGGAGTAGCGGCTTCTGTCTTTCAGGTGGTGCAACCGCCTTCACTATCCTAGGAATCAGAGCAGCAAACTTTTCAACGTGTTGTCTATTCTTTCCCCCACCGCAATCATAGACTTCCACTTTTTTTTCAATGATGTTGACACAGACAGCAACCCAGTGATTACCTGCGTTGGACATTACAAAATTTGTAAATGAAGAAATGTAAACAAAAACGTGTATAAGAGTGAATGATTACCATTTACAAACAGAGGAAAGTAGAGCCGATCAACATCGACACCCCAAACTTGATCAGTCCGCCCATGAGATGGAAGCTCTCCTCTGCCGTACCCAAGAAGAAAATCGGTCAATTTATAGGCTTTTCTGTTCGGCGAAAACTTGATGAATGCAGAATGGACTTGGAGGCAGAACATAGCACTCATGAAAGCAACACGTTTTGGGGCCCAAAGGTTCAATGTTGTCTTCACTCGCCACATAAACATAAATGCATCCATTTCCTgaatattcacaatgaaaataagaACAGGTAGCAAACAAGCAAACAAGatgttttagaaatttaaattcaCCAAATTAGGAGAAGATCTTGTTTACCTCGTTTCCAAGCCATTTCCCAGGACTTACTACCCTTGTAGCGAGAAACAAATTTAGGATTGTAGGCCCAAGCGGTAAAGAAATAGGATTCAAAGCCCAATCCGTGAATCCTTTCCATGATTCCTCGGAAAAGTTATACAGTGACGACTGTGGAGAACCATCTAGGGGCAATGGTGAATCGCTTAGCTGGAGTGTTTTACCTCTGTACCATTTCTTCCACTGTGACGGCGGTGGAGCTGTAGCtgtatctttttctttctttattggTTTAACTTTTGAACCTCGGACTGAACTCATGGGAGTCCACCAGTCATCTTCATTTTGGGTCTGAGATGGGTCAAAGTCTGTCACATACGACGCCTGAGAAAGCCCATTAACACCTTGCGTACCCATCCCGTGAATGATATCTTCTTGACTAAAATGCACATCAAATGCACTCTCTGATGGTTCCTGTTATGTCACAATAAATAATCAATTAACAGCATAATATTGAGCATTAAATCCATTACATGAACATTTTACAAATAGTTCAAAGTATTTCATACACCAACACACAAGCATTACATTAATATCTTACATAGTTGTGAAAACAAGACACTAACAAACCAACCAAGTAGATACCGTAGATGAAGACAAGACACTAACAAACACAAGCATTACATCTACTTGTTGTCCGATACCGTAGATGAAACTAGCACAAGAGACAGGTAAACTAAACAAGCCAAGATTAACATTTTAGAGAGTGGGGCAGACTAGTTTTTCTTTACCCCGCGTTTGGACCTCCTCAACGATGACTGTGAAGTCGAGGGCTTCCTCGGTGATGGCTTCCTCGGTGATGGCTTGCTCGGTGATGGCTTGCTCGGTGATGGCTTGCTCGGTGATAGGTCTCCATGGTCAACTTCAACCGTTGCTTCCTTACGTGAATCTCTAAGCTCTGCCTTCATCTGCTCAAATTTCTCATCCATCTGTTTCTGTAGCCTATGCTCCATTCCAGAGAAATTCGCCTCAAACAACTGGGTCATAAAAGCTTTCATGTCTTCACTAAAAGGTGCTTGCTTTGGTCCACTAGAGAGAACCTTATGCTTCCTTTTCTCCATACCACGATCCGGAAGCCTCTTCTTTCCCTTTCCCTTTCTAGACGACACATCACTCGTTGATCCTCTTGGAGTCTGAAAGTCTTCATCACTCTCATTCCCATTTCCTTCACCATTACCAGCTTCTCCAACATGCACAGCTTCGTCATTAAGATCTAAAAAAATCTCCGGAGTGTTTTCATACTCCCAGATGTGCTCACTGAAGTCATACTTCTTACTTATCATCTCCTTCAGAACGATGATTCTATCATCCCTCACATCACCAGCTCTGCGAAATTGGTCATCCTCGACAACATCCATATTCCCTGTCCATGAGATGTATGGAAAAGTGACATCCTACAGAAGAAAGGTAAAGAAAGTTAATCCTAAAATCTCATTTGAAAGTAGATTAAGGCAAGGTAAATAGAAATAATTACCTCGTTTGTGAAGATGCTCTCCAAGTGAATGATCTCGTCATATGACACCTTCGCAGCTCCCATCCAGTTAACGCATCTAGGACCATCCTTAAAACCCTTGACCAGCTTTTTACCACAGAGCTTTCCAATCTTTGGTACAgcttccattgcccaaatttGCAAGGCGTAGGAGAAGCCATCGAACACGTAACTAGTAGTCTTCTCAGATAAGAAGTCACGCGTTTTTACTACTGACTCGCAGAGGAAATCATAAGCAGCAACTCCCCAAGGATACCTACGAAGCTTCTCAAGATCCATGACCACCTTGATGTATTTGAGGGGGATATTAGCCTTCTCATCTCTCGCTAAAACCACATACATAATGATGCAAAGGTAGACCAATCTGATGCGATCTGCATTACGCCACTTCTTCACCGCATTCTTGTGCTTAATCCACAGATTGTAGATTGTAAtcccttctttcttcttcaataCCCTGCTCCAGaacccatc
The sequence above is drawn from the Raphanus sativus cultivar WK10039 chromosome 7, ASM80110v3, whole genome shotgun sequence genome and encodes:
- the LOC108815660 gene encoding uncharacterized protein LOC108815660, translated to MVLIYVKSGEWVSDFSEEWSFVVEKARGGRMVTLETTTPLVVVKRIVCEDYGVDHNVVNAEFNYSIVNQRGNPPIFITNDRQSSNFVAYAKRDSSTTLCVTFSASGVNKNERINIDLNKEPCDSSNIEDEEVPEINGAAFVKPSKESCGRKKDHVAADGCRDAGLRSQKIGDSQNNGDSEKSGREWRGDFVKKNQLFKSKEVLKATMEILAMKNNFDYTVIKSTRKWWYCRCKDALCNWSVRAEGLDGSAYFMINRCEERHSCAPSKKSNFGKTASARTIGTLIQHRYGDANDGPKPNDIIDFMRLDHSCETTYGHAWEAREFAIAAARGIPDRSYAKIPSYLHMLKEANPGTHTDYEINDKGRFMYLFMAFGQSVRGYYNAMRRVIVVDGTFLKNKYRGVLLVATAVDGNSNLYPIAFGVVDSENDDSWGWFFRQLKVVIADCQDLAFVSDRNSSIAKAIGTVYPRSAHGICIHHLLTNVVAFFKTKGFTALVEKASRAYRFTEFEEHMTQIFDMSPELGRYLQEADVRKWARSLFPGSRYDIRTTNPAESINSVLRVPREYPVIPLLDSIRELLTRWFYERRLVSSKHLDPLTAEVEKKIDRRIVKAKGFKVYKTDNVKSVVKGDIYDCHVDLERRTCTCGKYDIGKIPCRHAIPAIYSRGLEVHRFTDAFYSTTAWRTAYEESINPIAVPQSEWKVPAEVKLAKILPPETRKSAGRPVKRRHESVEDKIKSSQGSRKNKKHKCSRCGNKGHKRGTCDLPIGMEV
- the LOC108815661 gene encoding uncharacterized protein At4g04775-like, whose translation is MSSVNSSSVSRDRVAKQRGIPRRCNCGKAVSCFTSRTVENPGRLFHSCPLGSKQDKTHLFKWTDKSVVEEIEDFQDLFDVLLVDNSEFQKSMGAAESMMKCNNSKIEEMENAIAQCEEKTTKCIRELRIIKALFLCCLVVVFMYLIFA
- the LOC108815663 gene encoding uncharacterized protein LOC108815663 gives rise to the protein MSQELPKRIFKEGEETQVTQINNNCRIDFIIKKLEEWLPNELREVKKDPVFSQIFKLHENGLGFSARVIHSFLCRELVTYKQHELWFVFARRALRFSLQEFHAVTGLQCDTSISLQEFSDWDDDDGFWSRVLKKKEGITIYNLWIKHKNAVKKWRNADRIRLVYLCIIMYVVLARDEKANIPLKYIKVVMDLEKLRRYPWGVAAYDFLCESVVKTRDFLSEKTTSYVFDGFSYALQIWAMEAVPKIGKLCGKKLVKGFKDGPRCVNWMGAAKVSYDEIIHLESIFTNEDVTFPYISWTGNMDVVEDDQFRRAGDVRDDRIIVLKEMISKKYDFSEHIWEYENTPEIFLDLNDEAVHVGEAGNGEGNGNESDEDFQTPRGSTSDVSSRKGKGKKRLPDRGMEKRKHKVLSSGPKQAPFSEDMKAFMTQLFEANFSGMEHRLQKQMDEKFEQMKAELRDSRKEATVEVDHGDLSPSKPSPSKPSPSKPSPRKPSPRKPSTSQSSLRSFIYGIGQQVDVMLVFVSVLSSSTEPSESAFDVHFSQEDIIHGMGTQGVNGLSQASYVTDFDPSQTQNEDDWWTPMSSVRGSKVKPIKKEKDTATAPPPSQWKKWYRGKTLQLSDSPLPLDGSPQSSLYNFSEESWKGFTDWALNPISLPLGPTILNLFLATRVVSPGKWLGNEEMDAFMFMWRVKTTLNLWAPKRVAFMSAMFCLQVHSAFIKFSPNRKAYKLTDFLLGYGRGELPSHGRTDQVWGVDVDRLYFPLFVNGNHWVAVCVNIIEKKVEVYDCGGGKNRQHVEKFAALIPRIVKAVAPPERQKPLLLSAYTIVDVPMKKRLNKSCCDCGVYALKHLECLLLGLDIGLVDDEIIMGCRQKLGVDLWEGAHEPIYAEAMTRYVPSPWERSEAYDLED